Below is a window of Salvelinus alpinus chromosome 5, SLU_Salpinus.1, whole genome shotgun sequence DNA.
TACTCTACCACCTCAGCTCCTATCCTACCACCCCGGCTcctaccctaccaccccagctcCTAGCCCTAGCCCCAGCCCTACCACCCCAGCTCCTAGCCCTAGCCCCAGCCCTACCACCCCAGCTCCTAGCCCTAGCCCCAGCCCTACCACCCCAGCTCCTAGCCCTAGCCCCAGCCCTACCACCCCAGCTCCTAGCCCCAGCCCTGCCACCCCAGCTCCTAGCCCTAGCCCCAGCCCTACCACCCCAGCTCCTAGCCCTAGCCCCAGCCTTACCACCCCAGCTCCTAGCCCTAGCCCCAGCCCTACCACCCCAGCTCCTAGCCATAGCCCCAGCCCTACCACCCCAGCTCCTAGCCCTAGCCCCAGCCCTACCAGCCCAGCTCCTAGCCATAGCCCCAGCCCTACCACCCCAGCTCCTAGCCCTAGCCCCAGCCCTACCACCCCAGCTCCTAGCCCTAGCCCCAGCCCTACCACCCCAGCTCCTAGCCCTATCCCCAGCCCTACCACCCCAGCTCCTAGCCCTAGCCCCAGCCCTACCACCCCAGCTCCTAGCCCTAGCCCCAGCCATACCACCCCAGCTCCTAGCCCTAGCCCCAGCTCCTACACAGTCAGTAGTTGTGTCTACGTTGATTATCTCCTCATCTCATTTATTATCTGGTGAAATGCTCCTCAAGGTCACAGGGCTGGAAATGTAATTATGCAGCCGGTATATTAAGTGGCACATTTAAAAATGCTGAATCGGAGTAATTAATTTTTGGGGATGGTATAGTCCTGGGGGAGCTTCTGGTTCTCCTCCCCTCACATCAGTGTCTCTATCTGGACAGTCATCCATCAGGACCCATTGTGGATGACAGCTATCTTTTAGCAGTAAACAGTATCGTTATTCTTGTTTTATGAGGGCTTTTCAAGTACTGTACGGCAGACGGCAATCTTGCTTTTCTTTGATACCggggcctctgtctgtctgaacgtTTTGACACCGGGGCCTCTGTCTGTCGGAACGTTTTGACACCggggcctctgtctgtctgaacgtTTTGACACCggggcctctgtctgtctgaacgtTTTGACACCggggcctctgtctgtctgaacgtTTTGACACCggggcctctgtctgtctgaacgtTTTGACACCggggcctctgtctgtctgaacgtTTTGACACCggggcctctgtctgtctgaacgtTTTGACACCGGGGCCTGTGTCTGTCTGAACGTTTTGACACcgggcctctgtctgtctgaacgtTTTGACACCggggcctctgtctgtctgaacgtTTTGACACCGGGGCCTGTGTCTGTCTGAACGTT
It encodes the following:
- the LOC139575157 gene encoding uncharacterized protein, whose product is MGCGFDSHGGGGPVRGGGGGPVRWGGRGDRYEGEVGDRYDGEGAVGDRYEGEVGDRYDGGGGGPLLSYHPGSYPTTPAPSPSPSPTTPAPSPSPSPTTPAPSPSPSPTTPAPSPSPSPTTPAPSPSPATPAPSPSPSPTTPAPSPSPSLTTPAPSPSPSPTTPAPSHSPSPTTPAPSPSPSPTSPAPSHSPSPTTPAPSPSPSPTTPAPSPSPSPTTPAPSPIPSPTTPAPSPSPSPTTPAPSPSPSHTTPAPSPSPSSYTVSSCVYVDYLLISFIIW